A window of the Streptomyces griseochromogenes genome harbors these coding sequences:
- a CDS encoding glycerol-3-phosphate dehydrogenase/oxidase, with the protein MSRTEAVRDSSLNAGRRTRELDGATDGTVADVLVVGLGATGAGAALDAAARGLDVVAVDAHDLAFGTSRWSSKLIHGGLRYLASAQFDVAHESAVERGVLMTRTAPHLVAAQPFVLPLTPLVSRAQASLAWAGFRAGDMLRLAARTPRQVLPAPRRLSVTEARHLAPSVRTDGLRGGLLSWDGRVSDDARLVTALARTAAAHGARVLTRVRVLQLTGTGARIRDELTGEEGEIRARAVINATGVWAGDLVEGIRIRPSRGTHLVLRSERLGALPAGLHLPIPGETNRFVLVLPQGDGRVYVGLTDEPVDGPVPDVPEVPETDIGFLLDVLGSVLDTPVRRDEVVGAFAGLRPLLDMSGHDGPGDTPARTSDISRRHAVLTSPDGVTTIVGGKLTTYRRMAQDAVDAAAEARGLPVRPSPTAALPLVGAAALERLRALPAPRRLVRRYGTEAPAVQALAEPDPALAEPVLPGHPVTRAELLWAARHEGALDASDLLDRRTRIGVVPEDRAEALAVAAEVLERAGSTAHSEP; encoded by the coding sequence ATGAGCCGAACCGAGGCCGTACGAGACTCGTCCCTCAACGCCGGACGGCGTACCCGGGAACTGGACGGGGCGACGGACGGCACCGTCGCCGACGTGCTGGTCGTCGGGCTCGGTGCCACGGGGGCCGGTGCCGCCCTGGACGCGGCCGCCCGCGGTCTCGACGTGGTCGCGGTCGACGCCCACGACCTGGCCTTCGGCACCTCCCGCTGGAGTTCCAAGCTCATCCACGGCGGGCTGCGCTATCTGGCCTCCGCGCAGTTCGACGTGGCGCACGAGAGCGCGGTCGAACGCGGGGTGCTGATGACCCGTACCGCCCCGCACCTCGTGGCCGCGCAGCCATTCGTGCTGCCGCTGACCCCGCTGGTGTCACGGGCCCAGGCTTCGCTGGCCTGGGCCGGGTTCCGGGCGGGCGACATGCTGCGGCTCGCCGCCCGGACGCCGCGGCAGGTCCTGCCGGCCCCGCGCCGGCTGTCGGTGACGGAGGCCCGGCACCTGGCGCCCTCGGTGCGCACGGACGGGCTGCGCGGCGGGCTGCTCTCCTGGGACGGCCGGGTGAGCGACGACGCCCGGCTGGTGACCGCGCTCGCCAGGACCGCCGCCGCGCACGGCGCGCGCGTGCTGACCCGGGTCAGGGTGCTGCAGCTGACCGGCACGGGCGCCCGGATCCGCGACGAACTCACCGGCGAGGAGGGCGAGATCCGCGCCCGCGCCGTGATCAACGCCACCGGGGTCTGGGCGGGCGACCTCGTCGAAGGCATTCGCATCCGTCCCTCCCGCGGCACCCATCTGGTGCTGCGCTCGGAGCGGCTCGGCGCGCTGCCGGCCGGCCTGCACCTCCCGATCCCCGGTGAGACGAACCGCTTCGTACTGGTCCTGCCCCAGGGCGACGGCCGGGTCTATGTCGGTCTCACCGACGAGCCGGTCGACGGCCCGGTCCCGGACGTGCCGGAGGTACCCGAGACCGACATCGGCTTCCTGCTGGACGTACTCGGCTCCGTGCTGGACACGCCGGTACGCCGGGACGAGGTCGTCGGCGCCTTCGCCGGGCTGCGCCCCCTGCTGGACATGAGCGGGCACGACGGCCCCGGTGACACACCGGCCCGCACCTCCGACATCTCGCGCCGACACGCCGTGCTGACCTCGCCCGACGGTGTCACCACCATCGTCGGCGGCAAGCTCACCACCTACCGGCGGATGGCGCAGGACGCCGTCGACGCCGCCGCCGAGGCCCGTGGCCTGCCCGTGCGCCCCTCCCCCACCGCCGCCCTGCCGCTGGTCGGTGCCGCCGCGCTCGAACGGCTGCGCGCGCTGCCCGCACCCCGCCGTCTGGTCCGCCGCTACGGGACGGAGGCCCCTGCCGTCCAGGCCCTGGCCGAGCCGGATCCGGCGCTGGCCGAGCCGGTCCTGCCGGGACATCCGGTCACCCGGGCCGAACTCCTTTGGGCCGCCCGGCACGAGGGCGCACTCGACGCGTCGGACCTCCTGGACCGGCGCACCCGCATCGGCGTCGTCCCCGAGGACCGCGCCGAGGCGCTGGCCGTCGCCGCGGAGGTGCTGGAACGGGCCGGGTCCACGGCGCACAGCGAGCCGTGA
- a CDS encoding S41 family peptidase — MRIVTTTVVALALTAAAAPAAGAAQPSPPRTDGVWRMDGYGTVLALGGGVLQEYQTTSIGCLKGDTSRQTGPGTYLTTDGTLLTVRTGHDRDHATLAADSSVGHRKLRRLAALPAACARALPDDPRTAFDVFWQTFEENYPFFAAKGVDWQAVRERYRPQVHRDTTRKELFTIFSRMVGPLYDAHVLVRDGDNRFYEVRPGTEVPGEELDAKVKKFIVERDLKDAPYRQDFAAGRITYADLPSGQGYLRVSGFGGYAGENAPYSAERAELDKTLNTVLTSERVKRLKGLIIDLRINGGGADALGVRIAQRLTDSPYLAYAKRARNDPADPTRHTRPEPVPVVPADAPRYTGPVAVLTGGSTVSAGETFTQALIDRPGRTVRIGQPTQGVFSDVMVRHLPDGMVFALPNEEFLTRTGRTYDGTGIPPHLVEPVFTKEEFAKGRDSAFDRAVNILPAA; from the coding sequence GTGCGCATCGTCACGACCACCGTCGTCGCCCTCGCCCTCACGGCGGCCGCCGCCCCGGCCGCGGGAGCCGCGCAGCCGAGCCCGCCGAGAACCGACGGGGTGTGGCGCATGGACGGCTACGGCACCGTCCTCGCCCTGGGCGGGGGAGTCCTGCAGGAGTACCAGACGACATCGATCGGCTGCCTCAAGGGCGACACCTCACGGCAGACGGGCCCGGGTACGTACCTGACGACGGACGGCACCCTCCTGACCGTACGGACCGGGCACGACCGCGACCACGCCACCCTCGCCGCGGACAGCTCGGTGGGCCACCGCAAGCTGCGCCGGCTCGCGGCACTGCCGGCCGCCTGCGCCCGTGCGCTGCCGGACGACCCCCGCACCGCCTTCGACGTCTTCTGGCAGACCTTCGAGGAGAACTACCCGTTCTTCGCCGCCAAGGGCGTCGACTGGCAAGCCGTACGGGAGCGGTACCGGCCGCAGGTGCACAGGGACACCACCCGGAAGGAACTCTTCACGATCTTCAGCCGTATGGTGGGGCCGCTGTACGACGCCCATGTCCTCGTCCGGGACGGCGACAACAGGTTCTACGAGGTCAGGCCGGGCACGGAGGTACCGGGCGAGGAACTGGACGCCAAGGTCAAGAAGTTCATCGTGGAACGCGACCTCAAGGACGCCCCCTACCGGCAGGACTTCGCGGCCGGCCGGATCACGTACGCCGACCTGCCGTCCGGCCAGGGCTATCTGCGCGTCTCCGGCTTCGGCGGCTACGCCGGCGAGAACGCCCCGTACAGCGCCGAGCGGGCGGAACTGGACAAGACGCTGAACACGGTCCTGACGTCCGAGCGGGTCAAGCGTCTGAAGGGGCTGATCATCGATCTGCGCATCAACGGCGGCGGCGCCGACGCCCTGGGCGTCCGCATCGCCCAGCGGCTGACCGACAGCCCCTACCTCGCCTACGCCAAGCGGGCCCGGAACGACCCGGCCGACCCCACCCGGCACACCCGCCCCGAGCCCGTTCCCGTCGTTCCGGCCGACGCGCCCCGCTACACCGGCCCCGTCGCCGTGCTCACCGGCGGCTCGACGGTGAGCGCGGGTGAGACCTTCACCCAGGCGCTCATCGACCGGCCCGGCCGGACCGTCCGCATCGGACAGCCCACACAGGGCGTCTTCTCGGACGTGATGGTGCGCCACCTCCCCGACGGCATGGTCTTCGCCCTGCCCAACGAGGAGTTCCTGACCCGCACCGGCCGCACCTACGACGGCACGGGCATCCCGCCTCACCTCGTCGAACCGGTCTTCACGAAGGAGGAGTTCGCCAAGGGCCGTGACTCGGCGTTCGACCGGGCGGTGAACATCCTCCCGGCAGCCTGA